A window from Strix uralensis isolate ZFMK-TIS-50842 chromosome 15, bStrUra1, whole genome shotgun sequence encodes these proteins:
- the FGF4 gene encoding fibroblast growth factor 4 encodes MPLPAALLPALLLGLLWPGGIRGRSPPGRLPAGPRQRRWDAALFARSVARLPAERRDAARDGDYLLGIKRLRRLYCNVGIGFHIQVLPDGRIDGIHSENRYSLLEISPVERGVVSIFGVRSGLFVAMNSKGKLYGSTHFNDECKFKEILLPNNYNAYESRIYPGMYIALSKNGRTKKGNKVSPTMTVTHFLPRI; translated from the exons ATGCCTCTCCCCGCAGCGCTGCTACCGGCGCTGCTCCTGGGGCTACTGTGGCCAGGGGGGATACGCGGCCGGTCGCCCCCGGGTCGCCTCCCCGCCGGTCCCCGCCAACGCCGCTGGGACGCGGCTCTTTTCGCCCGCTCCGTCGCTCGTCTCCCGGCCGAGCGCCGCGACGCCGCCCGCGACGGCGACTACCTCCTGGGCATCAAACGGTTGCGGCGCCTCTACTGCAACGTGGGCATCGGTTTCCACATCCAGGTCCTGCCCGACGGCCGCATCGACGGGATCCACAGCGAGAATCGATACA GTCTGCTGGAAATCTCCCCGGTGGAAAGAGGAGTGGTGAGCATATTCGGTGTTAGAAGTGGACTCTTCGTGGCCATGAATAGCAAAGGCAAACTCTATGGATCT acCCATTTCAATGATGAGTGCAAATTCAAAGAGATTCTCCTGCCAAACAACTACAATGCTTATGAATCCAGGATTTATCCCGGGATGTACATAGCCCTGAGCAAAAATGGAAGAACAAAGAAAGGCAATAAAGTATCTCCCACAATGACAGTGACACATTTTCTTCCTAGAATCTGA